Proteins found in one Salmo salar chromosome ssa26, Ssal_v3.1, whole genome shotgun sequence genomic segment:
- the LOC106566091 gene encoding major histocompatibility complex class I-related gene protein has protein sequence MGKLSVLFFILFYTIGNAGSGSHSLWALATYINGETPFPEFTVVVMLDDVQVGYYDSNMKDFIYRGHNPTDKIHDDVAQDGAYVFGIIYQSIKERSFHLKHQLNLTEGVQVQQRMSGCEMLDNGEPALIMFKETFNGIFVDHAIYNSMTHFTYDSGTLLLGYYGIRQAYEKALFENVLLPICIKNLKTILKREKNVVMRKVPPRLRLIKKEVSGGLQVSCLAFGFYPRHINLTLLRDGQPVAEQELTGGEVLPSGDGTYQLRKSLEVSTEELKKRHNYTCTASHLSLDNKLDVSWESEAERVHLSTLSVLLVMLILILLGIFICVKRRWRCTASHLKLVNVDAKA, from the exons ATGGGCAAACTGTCTgtcttgttttttattttgttttacacCATTGGCAATGCAG GTTCAGGATCACATTCTCTGTGGGCACTTGCAACATATATCAACGGAGAGACGCCTTTCCCTGAGTTTACGGTTGTGGTGATGTTAGATGACGTTCAAGTGGGTTACTATGACTCCAACATGAAAGACTTTATCTACAGGGGACATAACCCAACGGACAAAATACATGATGACGTAGCTCAGGACGGAGCTTATGTATTTGGAATTATATACCAGAGCATTAAAGAGAGATCCTTTCACCTAAAGCACCAGTTGAATCTCACGGAAGGTGTTCAAGTTCAGCAAAGAATGTCTGGATGTGAGATGTTGGACAATGGTGAACCAGCCCTGATCATGTTTAAGGAGACTTTTAATGGCATTTTTGTAGATCATGCGATATATAACAGCATGACACATTTTACATACGATTCTGGGACACTACTTCTAGGATATTATGGGATAAGGCAAGCATATGAAAAAGCACTATTTGAGAACGTTTTACTTCCCATTTGCATTAAAAACCTGAAGACAATCctgaagagagagaagaatgtTGTGATGCGTAAAGTTCCTCCCAGACTCAGGTTGATAAAGAAAGAGGTTTCTGGAGGGCTCCAGGTGAGCTGCCTGGCGTTTGGTTTCTACCCCCGCCACATCAACCTGACCCTGCTGAGAGACGGCCAGCCAGTGGCAGAACAGGAGCTGACAGGGGGGGAGGTGCTGCCTAGTGGAGATGGGACCTACCAGCTGAGGAAGAGTCTGGAGGTCAGTACTGAGGAGCTAAAGAAGAGACACAACTACACCTGTACTGCCTCTCACCTCAGTCTGGACAACAAGCTGGATGTCAGTTGGGAGTCTGAGGCAGAGAGAGTTCACCTGTCCACCCTCTCAGTTCTACTGGTGATGCTGATTCTTATTCTATTGGGCATTTTCATTTGTGTCAAAAGGAGGTGGAGATGCACTGCCTCCCATCTGAAACTTGTCAACGTTGATGCAAAAGCGTGA
- the LOC106587845 gene encoding major histocompatibility complex class I-related gene protein, giving the protein MRGYTIKIMGKLSVFLFVFSFYTIVSPGSGSHSLWALATYIVGETPFPEFTVVVMLDDVQVAYYDSNDKQSVYRGQHITKTKDDEAQDGAHVFRVIYQSMKDRSFELKHRFNLTEGVQVQQKITGCEMLNNGESALVMYKDVFNAIYTDRTLYYNMTHFTYDAGKLLLGWDGIRQAYERTLYENVYLPICIKSLKRLLKREKNIVMRKVPPRLRLIKKEVSGGFQVSCLAFGFYPRHINLTLLRDGQPVAEQELTGGEVLPSGDGTYQLRKSLEVSTEELKKRHNYTCTASHLSLDNKLDVSWESGAERVHLSTLSVLLMMLLILILLGIFICVKRRWSNTASQSELANVDAKVSEEINLSSDSET; this is encoded by the exons ATGCGAGGCTACACTATCAAAATCATGGGCAAACTGTCtgtctttttgtttgttttttcatttTACACCATTGTCAGCCCAG GTTCAGGATCACATTCTCTGTGGGCACTTGCAACATACATCGTCGGAGAGACGCCTTTCCCTGAGTTTACGGTTGTGGTGATGTTGGATGATGTTCAAGTGGCTTACTATGACTCCAACGATAAACAGTCTGTCTACAGGGGACAACATATCACAAAAACCAAGGACGATGAAGCTCAGGACGGAGCTCATGTATTTAGAGTAATATACCAGAGCATGAAAGACAGATCATTTGAACTAAAGCACCGCTTTAATCTCACGGAAGGTGTTCAAGTTCAGCAAAAAATAACTGGCTGTGAGATGTTGAACAATGGTGAATCAGCCTTGGTCATGTATAAGGATGTTTTCAATGCCATTTATACAGATCGAACATTATATTACAACATGACACATTTTACGTACGATGCTGGGAAACTACTACTAGGATGGGATGGGATAAGGCAAGCATATGAAAGAACACTTTATGAGAATGTTTACCTTCCTATTTGTATAAAATCACTGAAGAGACTCctgaagagagagaagaacattGTGATGCGTAAAGTTCCTCCCAGACTCAGGTTGATAAAGAAAGAGGTTTCTGGAGGGTTTCAGGTGAGCTGCCTGGCGTTTGGTTTCTACCCCCGCCACATCAACCTGACCCTGCTGAGAGACGGCCAGCCAGTGGCAGAACAGGAGCTGACAGGGGGGGAGGTGCTGCCTAGTGGAGATGGGACCTACCAGCTGAGGAAGAGTCTGGAGGTCAGTACTGAGGAGCTAAAGAAGAGACACAACTACACCTGTACTGCCTCTCACCTCAGTCTGGACAACAAGCTGGATGTCAGTTGGGAGTCTGGGGCAGAGAGAGTTCACCTGTCCACCCTCTCAGTTCTACTGATGATGCTGCTGATTCTTATTCTATTGGGCATTTTCATTTGTGTCAAAAGGAGGTGGAGTAACACTGCCTCCCAGTCTGAACTTGCCAACGTTGATGCAAAAGTGTCAGAGGAAATTAACCTTTCTTCAGATTCTGAGACCTAA